Genomic segment of Candidatus Binataceae bacterium:
CGCCAACCGCCCCCAGCGCCTCAGCGACGATTCGCTCGCTCATGTTCTCGCGCCCGCCGAGCTCGAGACCGCCGCTATCGACCACGACGAAGTCGCGCTCCTCGTGCGCGGCCCGCGCGAAGTTGAGATCGCGAGTGGTGCCGGGAATTGCGCTCGTGATCGCGCGATGGCCTTTCGCGATACGGTTGAACAGCGTCGATTTGCCGGCGTTGGCCCGGCCGACGAGAACCACGGACGGCAGGCCCTCCGAAAAGAGCCGCCGCACTTCGGCGCCGCCGCGGCTCTCGACGCTTCGTGGCGATCGCTCTTTGCTCAAAGGCCGTACTCCGACAGCTTGTGTGGATCGCGCGTCCAATCGCGATCGACCCGCACGCGCATCTCGAGGAACACCCGCGAGCCCAGGATCTCCTCGAGTTCGAGGCGCGCCGCGGTGCCGATTTCCTTGAGCGTACGGCCGCCCGCGCCGATCAGCATGCCCTTGTGCGGCTCGCGCTCGACGACGATGCGCGCGCTAATCTTTTTAAGTTGCCGCTCGGGCTCCTCGACAAAATCCTCGATCACGACTGCCGTTGAAAACGGGATCTCTTCGCGCATCTTGAGGAAGATTTTCTCGCGGATAATTTCGGCAGCAATCATTCGCTCGGACTGGTCGGTGAATTCTTCCTCGGACATCAGCGACGGGCTCACCGGCAGCGATCTCTTGATCACCGCGAGCAGCTCTTCGACGTTGTCTCCCGAGCGAGCGCTTATCGGAACCAACTCGGCCTCGGGAAATTCGCGGCCGATTTCTTCGAGCATCGGCAGCACATACGAGCGCGGTTTGAGATCGATCTTGTTGACCGCGATCACGACCGGGCGCTTCATGGCGCGGAGCTCGGCGAGCATCGCCTGGTCCTCGGCGCTCAGGCGTGGTCCCGCTTCGATCATCACGAGCAGAACTTCGCCTTCGCTGATCGCGCGGCGCGCCGTTTGCGCCATCCGCTCGTTAATCGCGCGGCGGCTCTCATGAATTCCCGGCATGTCGATGAGCAAAAACTGCGCGTCGGGATCGCTGCGGATGCCGAGAATGCGCCGCCGCGTGGTTTGCGGACGATGCGTTACGGCCGCGACCTTCTGCCCGACGAGCCGATTCAGCAAGGTCGATTTGCCGACGTTGGTCCGTCCTGTAATTGCGACGAAGCCGGCGCGATGCTCAGTTGGCGCGTCCACCTTTCTCCTGCGCGATCACATCCAGCGCCACGCGCGCCGCGGCCTGCTCGCTCTGCTTCTTGCTGCCGCCCTCGCCGATTCCGAGCTCGCGCCCGCCGACGCGAATCCGCGTCGTGAAGCGCTTGGCATGATCGGGTCCCTCGGCGCTGACCAGTTCGTAGTTCGGCTGCACTCGATAATGACGATAAGACAGCTCCTGCAATTCCGTTTTGTAATCCCGCTCGGCCGCGGGCCCACCGATATCACCATCAAACAAGCGCTCGACCGCGCGCTGTGCGGGTGCGAGACCGCCGTCGGTGTAGACTGCGCCAACAACGGCCTCGAACGCCGCCGCCAGGATCGAAGTCTTGTCGCGTCCGCCGCTTTTCTCTTCGCCCTTGCCGAGCCGCAGCGCGCTGCCGAGCGCGATAGTCTGGGCCTTGATCGCGAGCGTCCGCGCATTAACGATCGATGCGCGCTGCTTGGAGAGCGGTCCTTCTTTCGCCTCGGGAAACTTCCGCATCAGCAGGTCCGCGATCGCAAGATCGAGCACGGCGTCACCAAGAAACTCGAGCCGCTCGTAATGCGTCTCGGTGCCGACCGCGGCGCTCGGATGAGTGAGCGCGGTTTCAAGCAGCTCCGGCCGCGTGAAATTATATCCGAGCGCCTTTTCGATTCCGGCGTGGCGCCCGTCACTCGGCAGCGGCGGCAGCGGCGCCGTTCTGCTCCGCTTGCGCAACAATCCGGCCAGCCACTTGAGCGGCATCTGCAGTCAGCGCCTCCACCTCAATTTCCTGATTGATGAGACCGTCGGGACCAGCCACGGAAACGCGGATGTAATTGCGGCTGTATCCTTCGAGCGCGCCGCGGGCGTTGCGCTCTTCGATTAGTACATTGAGCGTGCTGCCCAGCGAGCGGCGCGCGAAGTCGGCGCGCTTGCCCTCGCCAAGCCGGCGCATTGCATCGGCGCGCAGCTTGATCTCCCCGGGCTTTACCTTGTTCGGCATCTTGGCCGCTGTCGTACCGTCGCGCACCGAATAAGGAAATACGTGGAAGTACGCAAGCGGCAGCTTTTCGACGAAGGCGTAATAAGAGTCGAATTGCGCCGCGCTCTCGCCCGGAAATCCGACTATAAGATCGGTACCGATCGCGGCTTCGGGCATCGCCTCGACCACGCGCTCGACCCGGGCGCGAAATTCGTCGCGCACGTATCGGCGCCGCATCCGCGAAAGAACCTCGTCCTCGCCCGCCTGCAGCGGCAGATGAAGATGCGGGCAAAACGCTTCGCTCGCCGCGACGATGTCGATAATTCGATCGCTCAGCTCCTCAGGATCGAGCGAGCTGAGCCTTACGCGCCGCACGGGCGATCGCTCAGCAATCATTTCGAGCAGATCGGCAAGCTCGACGGACGGCGAAAGATCCTTGCCGTATCCTCCGAGGTGAACGCCCGAGAGTGTCACTTCTCTGAAACCGCGATCATGAGCCTCTTCGAGCGCTTCGATCACGCGGCGCGGCTCGATACTGCGGGAAGTTCCGCGCGAGAACGGCACGATACAGAAAGTACAGAACTGGTCGCATCCCTCCTGCAGCTTCAGAAACGCGCGGGTCTGACCCGCCAGCGTGACGGCGCCGAGTTCCATGGCGCCGCGCTCCTTGCGCAGATTCGAGACCATCACTCGTTCGCCATCGCCAACAATAATCGCGCGTTCGAGATCGTCGAGCCGGCCGAGTCCGACGACCGCATCGACTTCGTTCGCGCCCGCGAGCTTCCCGGGAGAGGCTTGGGCCAGACAGCCAGTCATCACGACGCGTGCATTCGGATTGAGCCGCCGCGCGCGGCGCGCGAGCCTCAGGCTCTCAACATCGGCGCGATTCGTGACGGTGCAGGTGTTGACGATATAAACGTCGGCGGCCTGGTTGAACTCGGTGCGTTCCATGCCGCGCGCGAGCAGGCGCGTCTCGATCGTCGCCGAATCGTACTGATTGACCTTGCATCCGAGCGTGGCGATTGCAAAGCGCATCAGCTAAGAACCGCCTTTTCGATAAAACCGCCGCCGAGCACATCGTCGCCGCGATAGAAAACGCAAGCCTGGCCGGGAGTGACAGCGGGTCCGGGAGAATCGAACCGAACCTCCGCGCGATCGCCATCGTCGAACCGTAATGTCGCCGGAAGCGCGCGATGCCGATAGCGAATCTTCGCCTCAACGCGAATTTCGTCGTGCTCACGCTGCGACGGATCGACGAGCGTGACGCGCTCGGCGATCAATCCCGCCGATGAAATCTGATTGCGCAGCGCTACAACAACATCGCCGCTATCGCGATCGATCGCGCGCACGTACATCGGCTCGCCCGTCGCGATTCCGAGTCCGCGGCGCTGGCCCACGGTGAAGCGGTGGATGCCAGCGTGTTCACCGAGAGTGTCGCCGCTGTTGTCAACGATGCGGCCCGGACGAATATCCGAGTTGCCCGCGCGGCGCTCGACGAAACGCGCGTAGTCGCCGTCGGGAACGAAGCAGATTTCCTGGCTCTCCGGCTTGTCGGCATTGGCAAGCCCCAGTGCGCGTGCCCTACTCCGCACCTCGCTCTTGGTCATCGCGCCGAGCGGGAAAAGCGTGCGCGCGAGCTGCTCCTGCCCAAGCATAAAGAGGAAATATGACTGGTCCTTCGACTCATCGACGGAGCGCATCAGGTGGAACGCGCCCGCGGCGTCGCGCTCGATTCGCGCATAGTGACCAGTCGCGATGAAATCAGCTTCGAGCGCGCGCGCCCGCTCCCAGAGCCGATCAAACTTGATCTCGCGATTACACATCACGCACGGATTCGGCGTCCGCGCAGCCAGGTACTCCGAAACGAAGTTGTTCATGACGCGCGCGGCAAAGTCGGCGCGCAGGTCGATGACGTAGAATGGGAAGTTCATCAGCTCCGCGACGCGACGCGCATCTTCGAAGTCATCGTGCGAGCAGCAGGTGCCGCGCTTGCGCGAGGCCGGAGCAGACTCCGGCGCAAGGCGCATCGCGACGCCGACAACGTCATAGCCCTCCTCCGAGAGCATCGCTGCTGCGACGGAGCTATCGACGCCGCCCGACATCGCAACCAGAACGCGCGCCTTCATGATGCGGCCTCCGAGCCGAGCGGCTCGTTGACCGCGACGCGCCGCCATACGCGAGCGATCGTCGTGGCTGCCGTGTCGATATCGGTGGCGGTCGTGTTCCATCCGAGGCTGATTCTTAGCGAGGAGCGTGCATCACCGTCGCTCAGGCCCATCGCACGCAAAACGTGCGACGCCTCGACCGCGCCTGCGGCACACGCCGACCCCATCGAAACCTCAACGCCTTCGAGGTCAAGCGCGATCAGCATCGTCTCGCCCAGCACCCCCGGAAACGTCAGGTTGAGCGTGTTGGGAAGCCGATCGTTCGCGGAACCGTTGAGCCGAAGATCTGGAATCGAGGCGCGCAGCCGCTCCAGGAGCGAACTTGCGAACATCGCAACACGTGCCGATTCTTCGGCCATAGCGAGGCGTGCCGCTTCTGCTGATGCGCCGAATGCGACTGCACCGATGAGATTCGGCGTACCCGCGCGCATCCCGCTTTCCTGCGGACCACCAGACATGCGCGGCGCGATGCGTGCGGCATCGCGAATGTAGAGCGCGCCGATACCCGCAGGAGCGCCAAGCTTGTGCGCGCTGAGCGTCATGAGGTCGCAGCCGAGCACGGATATATCGACGGCAATTCTTCCTGCTGCCTGCGCCGCGTCGAGATGAAAGACCGCGCCTACCGCTGACGCAGCTTCGGCGATCTTCGGTGTCTCGAGGATGCTGCCGACTTCACTGTTGGCCAGCGCGAGCGTGACCAGCGCGGTGTTCGCATCGATCTCGGCAACGACAGAGTCAGGCGAGATGCGGCCCTCGCAATCAGGTGCGATTCGAACGATCTCGAAACCGCGCTGCTCCAGTTCCGACAGCGGAGCAAGCACGGACGAGTGCTCGATCATCGAGGATACGATCTTTCGCCGATGCGCAGCGGCGAGCGCCGTGCCGAAGATCGCCATGTTGTTGGACTCTGTTCCGCCGCTCGTGAACACGATTCGACGCGGCTCCGAGCCGATCAAACTCGCCACCTGCCCGCGCGCACCCTCGAGGGCCTTGCGCGCTCGCTGACCGGCGCGATGGACAGACGCAGGATTGCCCTCCTCTTCGCAGAGGAAGTCCGCGATTGCGCGCTTCACCTCGGGACGAAGCGGCGCTCCCGCGTTATGGTCGAGATAGATCGATATGGCCTTATCTCCCCAGTGAGGCAGACAGTTTATCTTACCGACATTTTCGGCAAAAGACGGCGTATAACGCTAGTTCAGAACGACCCGTCAGACGCGCGGAGGATGCGTGGCTCGCATCAACAGCGAAAATCTAGCCCTTGTTGACCGCGATGCCGTTCTCGGATTCGGGATGGTGCTCGCTGACTTTGTCTTCAAGGCAATCCTGCCGCTCTTCGATTTCGCCTAACCGAGCCGTCAGGACGTTGAGCTTATCGACGAGCGTGGTCATCGCACGCGCGACGGGGTCGGGCAGTTTCGCGTGATCGAGTTGAACGACATCGGTCTTGGCGCTCTGGCCTTCGATTACCTTGCCCGGGATTCCGACAATCGTTGAATAAGGCGGCGCCGAGGACACGACGACCGCGCCCGCGCCGATTCTGCTGCCGCGCCCGATCGTCACCGGGCCGATCACGGCCGCGCCCGACGAAATCATGACGTTGTCTTCGATCGTCGGATGGCGCTTCTCTTTCTTGAGGCTGGTGCCGCCGAGCGTTACGCCCTGGTAGATCAGGACGTCGTCGCCGATCTCGGTGGTCTCACCCATCACCACGCCGAGGCCATGGTCGATGAAGAGGCGGCGGCCAATCTGAGCGCCGGGGTGAATCTCGATTGCGTTCAGGAAGCGCGACAGCTCAGTGAGCACACGCGCGGTCAGCTTGAAGTTGTGATTCCACAACGAGTGAGCAACGCGATAAATCCAAATCGCATGGATACCCGGATAAGCCAGCACGACCTCGATCGCCGAGCGGGCGGCGGGGTCGTGATCGAGGACCATCTGGATGTCCTCGCGCATGCGGCTGATAACACCCACGGTCGTTGCTCCTTGCCGCGCTCTCGTTCAGGCCTTTGGGTGAGCGACGGACTCGTTGGCGCCCTTGCCCCGCGGGCGCGTCCCGTTCAATTTGGCCGGCTTGGCGCGCGGCTTCCTACTATCCTTGTGTAGTTTGTATTCGACCGAGTCAACCAGCGCCTGCCAGCTGGCCTCGACGACGTTGCTCGAAACGCCGACGGTGCCCCAGCGGCGCTTGCCGTCCGTGGATTCGATCAAAACGCGCACGCGCGCGTCGGTGCCCATTCCGTTGTCCAGCACGCGAACTTTGTAATCAACCAGTCGCATCGAGGACAACGCCGGATAGTACGGCAGCAGCGCCTGGCGCAGCGCGGTGTCGAGCGCGTTGACGGGGCCATTGCCGATCGCGGAGTTGCGGGTGCGCGCGCCGTCGGGGCCTTCGATCACGACCACCCCTTCGCTGAATGGCGCCTGGTCCTCGTGCCACTTGTCGTCGAAGACGCGGAAGCTGACAAAATTAAAATGCTCGCGTGTGAGCCCCAGGGTCCGCAGCATCAAGAGCTCGAACGAGGCATCAGCGCCGTCGAAGACGTAGCCCTGCGCCTCGAGCTGCTTCAGCTCTTCGAGCAGCAAGCCGATCTTTTCATCGTTAGGATCGAGCTGGAGGCCGAACTCCTTGGCCTTGTAGACAATATTCGCGCGGCCCGAAAGCTCCGAGAGCAGAACGCGGCGCGCATTGCCGACGCTCGACGGATCGATATGCTCATACGTGCGCGCATCGCGCTGAATTCCTGATACATGCAGTCCCGCCTTGTGCGCGAACGCGCTACGGCCAACGTAGGGCTGACGCGCATGCGGCGGGATATTGGCGAGCTCGTACACCAGCGTCGAGACTTCGCTCATATGTTCGACCTTGCCGGGCGGCAGGCAATGATAGCCGAGCTTGAGCTGGAGGTTGGCAATGATCGAGACGAGATTGGCGTTGCCGCATCGCTCGCCGAAGCCGTTGATCGTGCCCTGCACCTGCGTCGCGCCGGCCTCGATCGCGGCGATCGAATTTGCGACCGCGACGTCGCTGTCATTGTGACAATGAATCCCAATCGGACAGTTAACAACGCCGCGCGCGGCCTTCACCGCCGCTTCGATCTCGTGCGGCAAGCGGCCGCCGTTGGTGTCGCAGAGTGCGATCAGCGTCACGCCGGCTTCATCGACGGAGCGCAGGCAGTTGAGCGTAAACTCGGGATTCGAGAAGTAGCCGTCGAAAAAATGCTCGGCGTCGAAGATGACTTCATCGACATGCTTGCGCAGGTAGAGAATCGTATCGGAGAGAATTTCGAAATTCGCTTCCGATGAAATACGCAGCGCCTCGCGCACATGCAGATCCCAGGTTTTGCCAACCACGGTTGCGACTGGAGTATCGGCCTTGAGCAGGAGTTGCAGGTTACGATCGGCGGAGGCCTTCACGTTGGCGCGGCGCGTCGAGCCAAAGGCGGCGATCTTCGCGTGCTTCAGCTTGAGGCGCTTGATCTCGGTGAAGAACGCCGCGTCGCGCTCGTTCGATCCCGGCCATCCGCCTTCGATGTAGTCGAAGCCGAGATCGTCGAGGCGCTCGGCGATTCGCACCTTGTCCTGGACCGTGAGCGACACGTCCTCGGACTGGCATCCGTCGCGCAGCGTGGTGTCGTAGATCTGAATGTGTTTGGGGTCGGCCATCGGACTAGACGGACTCCTCCCGAGCGCCGTTGGTGCTGTCGAGAAACGCGTCGTGCAGCGCGCGCATCGCGAGCTCGGCGTACTTCGAATCGACGACCACCGAAACTTTGATCTCGGACGTCGCGATCATCTGGATATTGATCCGCTCGTTGGCGAGCACGGAGAACATCTTCGCCGCAACGCCGGCATGCGTGCGCATCCCGAGGCCGACGATCGAGACCTTCGCGACCTGGTCCTCGGAGCGCACTCCCTTGGCGCCGATATCGCCCAGTATGCGGTTGATCACCTCGAGTGCGCGGCGTAAATCATCGCGGCCCACGGTGAAAGTCATATCAGTGCGGCCGTCGGCGCTGGCGTTCTGGATGATCATATCGACTACGATTCCCGCATCAGCGATCGGGCCGAAAATCCGCGCTGCGAGGCCGGGCGTATCCTCGACGCTCAGGATCGTGATCTTGCTCTGGTTCTGGTCGAGGGTGACTCCTGAAACGAGCACCTCTTCCATCGACTTATCCTCTTTACCGACCAACGTGCCCTCCGAATCGTTGAAACTGGAACGCACCACGAGCGGCACGCCATAGCGCTGCGCGAGCTCGACGCTGCGAATCTGCAAGACCTTGGCGCCGAGTCCGGCCATCTCGAGCATCTCGTCGTAGGAGATCCGCTTGAGCTTGCGCGCACGCGGGCAGATGTTGGGATCGGCGGTATAGACGCCGTCAACGTCCGTGTAGATCTCGCATGCGTCGGCTTTCAGAGCGGCCGCGAGCGCCACCGCCGTCAGATCTGATGCGCCACGGCCAAGTGTCGTGATATCGCCGGCGGAATCGATTCCCTGGAATCCGGCGACCACGACAATCCTGCCGTTCTTGAGCTCGGCACTTGCGCGATCGGATTCAATCGACTTGATACGCGCGCGGCCGTGATTCGAGTCCGTCGCAATTCGAAGCTGAAAGCCGAGGAACGATACTGCGGGATGACCAAGTGCTTCGAGGCGCAGCGCCAGCAGCGCCGAAGTCACCTGCTCGCCGGTCGAAACGAGCGCATCGGACTCGCGCTGATTCGGCGAATCCGCTAGCTCGGTCGCCAGCTTGAGCAGGCGATTGGTCTCGCCCGCCATCGCGGAAACGACGACCGCAACTTGATCGCCA
This window contains:
- the era gene encoding GTPase Era, whose translation is MDAPTEHRAGFVAITGRTNVGKSTLLNRLVGQKVAAVTHRPQTTRRRILGIRSDPDAQFLLIDMPGIHESRRAINERMAQTARRAISEGEVLLVMIEAGPRLSAEDQAMLAELRAMKRPVVIAVNKIDLKPRSYVLPMLEEIGREFPEAELVPISARSGDNVEELLAVIKRSLPVSPSLMSEEEFTDQSERMIAAEIIREKIFLKMREEIPFSTAVVIEDFVEEPERQLKKISARIVVEREPHKGMLIGAGGRTLKEIGTAARLELEEILGSRVFLEMRVRVDRDWTRDPHKLSEYGL
- the rnc gene encoding ribonuclease III; its protein translation is MPLKWLAGLLRKRSRTAPLPPLPSDGRHAGIEKALGYNFTRPELLETALTHPSAAVGTETHYERLEFLGDAVLDLAIADLLMRKFPEAKEGPLSKQRASIVNARTLAIKAQTIALGSALRLGKGEEKSGGRDKTSILAAAFEAVVGAVYTDGGLAPAQRAVERLFDGDIGGPAAERDYKTELQELSYRHYRVQPNYELVSAEGPDHAKRFTTRIRVGGRELGIGEGGSKKQSEQAAARVALDVIAQEKGGRAN
- the mtaB gene encoding tRNA (N(6)-L-threonylcarbamoyladenosine(37)-C(2))-methylthiotransferase MtaB, which encodes MRFAIATLGCKVNQYDSATIETRLLARGMERTEFNQAADVYIVNTCTVTNRADVESLRLARRARRLNPNARVVMTGCLAQASPGKLAGANEVDAVVGLGRLDDLERAIIVGDGERVMVSNLRKERGAMELGAVTLAGQTRAFLKLQEGCDQFCTFCIVPFSRGTSRSIEPRRVIEALEEAHDRGFREVTLSGVHLGGYGKDLSPSVELADLLEMIAERSPVRRVRLSSLDPEELSDRIIDIVAASEAFCPHLHLPLQAGEDEVLSRMRRRYVRDEFRARVERVVEAMPEAAIGTDLIVGFPGESAAQFDSYYAFVEKLPLAYFHVFPYSVRDGTTAAKMPNKVKPGEIKLRADAMRRLGEGKRADFARRSLGSTLNVLIEERNARGALEGYSRNYIRVSVAGPDGLINQEIEVEALTADAAQVAGRIVAQAEQNGAAAAAAE
- the mnmA gene encoding tRNA 2-thiouridine(34) synthase MnmA gives rise to the protein MKARVLVAMSGGVDSSVAAAMLSEEGYDVVGVAMRLAPESAPASRKRGTCCSHDDFEDARRVAELMNFPFYVIDLRADFAARVMNNFVSEYLAARTPNPCVMCNREIKFDRLWERARALEADFIATGHYARIERDAAGAFHLMRSVDESKDQSYFLFMLGQEQLARTLFPLGAMTKSEVRSRARALGLANADKPESQEICFVPDGDYARFVERRAGNSDIRPGRIVDNSGDTLGEHAGIHRFTVGQRRGLGIATGEPMYVRAIDRDSGDVVVALRNQISSAGLIAERVTLVDPSQREHDEIRVEAKIRYRHRALPATLRFDDGDRAEVRFDSPGPAVTPGQACVFYRGDDVLGGGFIEKAVLS
- a CDS encoding cysteine desulfurase family protein, producing the protein MNCLPHWGDKAISIYLDHNAGAPLRPEVKRAIADFLCEEEGNPASVHRAGQRARKALEGARGQVASLIGSEPRRIVFTSGGTESNNMAIFGTALAAAHRRKIVSSMIEHSSVLAPLSELEQRGFEIVRIAPDCEGRISPDSVVAEIDANTALVTLALANSEVGSILETPKIAEAASAVGAVFHLDAAQAAGRIAVDISVLGCDLMTLSAHKLGAPAGIGALYIRDAARIAPRMSGGPQESGMRAGTPNLIGAVAFGASAEAARLAMAEESARVAMFASSLLERLRASIPDLRLNGSANDRLPNTLNLTFPGVLGETMLIALDLEGVEVSMGSACAAGAVEASHVLRAMGLSDGDARSSLRISLGWNTTATDIDTAATTIARVWRRVAVNEPLGSEAAS
- the epsC gene encoding serine O-acetyltransferase EpsC, whose product is MGVISRMREDIQMVLDHDPAARSAIEVVLAYPGIHAIWIYRVAHSLWNHNFKLTARVLTELSRFLNAIEIHPGAQIGRRLFIDHGLGVVMGETTEIGDDVLIYQGVTLGGTSLKKEKRHPTIEDNVMISSGAAVIGPVTIGRGSRIGAGAVVVSSAPPYSTIVGIPGKVIEGQSAKTDVVQLDHAKLPDPVARAMTTLVDKLNVLTARLGEIEERQDCLEDKVSEHHPESENGIAVNKG
- the cimA gene encoding citramalate synthase, which translates into the protein MADPKHIQIYDTTLRDGCQSEDVSLTVQDKVRIAERLDDLGFDYIEGGWPGSNERDAAFFTEIKRLKLKHAKIAAFGSTRRANVKASADRNLQLLLKADTPVATVVGKTWDLHVREALRISSEANFEILSDTILYLRKHVDEVIFDAEHFFDGYFSNPEFTLNCLRSVDEAGVTLIALCDTNGGRLPHEIEAAVKAARGVVNCPIGIHCHNDSDVAVANSIAAIEAGATQVQGTINGFGERCGNANLVSIIANLQLKLGYHCLPPGKVEHMSEVSTLVYELANIPPHARQPYVGRSAFAHKAGLHVSGIQRDARTYEHIDPSSVGNARRVLLSELSGRANIVYKAKEFGLQLDPNDEKIGLLLEELKQLEAQGYVFDGADASFELLMLRTLGLTREHFNFVSFRVFDDKWHEDQAPFSEGVVVIEGPDGARTRNSAIGNGPVNALDTALRQALLPYYPALSSMRLVDYKVRVLDNGMGTDARVRVLIESTDGKRRWGTVGVSSNVVEASWQALVDSVEYKLHKDSRKPRAKPAKLNGTRPRGKGANESVAHPKA
- a CDS encoding aspartate kinase, whose protein sequence is MALIVQKYGGTSVGSVDRIKAVAERVARSRQRGDQVAVVVSAMAGETNRLLKLATELADSPNQRESDALVSTGEQVTSALLALRLEALGHPAVSFLGFQLRIATDSNHGRARIKSIESDRASAELKNGRIVVVAGFQGIDSAGDITTLGRGASDLTAVALAAALKADACEIYTDVDGVYTADPNICPRARKLKRISYDEMLEMAGLGAKVLQIRSVELAQRYGVPLVVRSSFNDSEGTLVGKEDKSMEEVLVSGVTLDQNQSKITILSVEDTPGLAARIFGPIADAGIVVDMIIQNASADGRTDMTFTVGRDDLRRALEVINRILGDIGAKGVRSEDQVAKVSIVGLGMRTHAGVAAKMFSVLANERINIQMIATSEIKVSVVVDSKYAELAMRALHDAFLDSTNGAREESV